Proteins found in one Paenibacillus sp. FSL R10-2782 genomic segment:
- a CDS encoding TIGR01212 family radical SAM protein (This family includes YhcC from E. coli K-12, an uncharacterized radical SAM protein.) — MKTDLLPASLLWGDKRFHTWNYEMREQFQNKVFKVMLDAGFTCPNRDGSIAKGGCTFCSARGSGDFAGRRRDDLVTQFNTIRDRQHLKWPNAQYIGYFQAYTNTYAPVEELREYFEVILEQPGVVGLSIATRPDCLPDDVVDYLAELNERTYLWIEMGLQTVHESTSELINRAHDTQCYLDAVEKLRKRNIRVCAHIIYGLPQETHQMMLDTGRAVAAMDVQGIKIHLLHLMRKTPMVKQYEAGLLRFLEKDEYVKLIVDTLEFLPPEMIVHRLTGDAPRDLLMGPMWSLKKWEVLNAIDDELKSRETWQGKYWRQP; from the coding sequence ATGAAAACAGATTTGTTGCCTGCTTCTCTCCTGTGGGGAGATAAACGGTTCCATACGTGGAATTACGAAATGCGCGAGCAATTTCAAAATAAAGTATTCAAAGTCATGCTGGATGCAGGCTTTACCTGTCCGAACCGGGATGGTTCCATTGCCAAAGGAGGCTGCACCTTTTGCAGCGCACGGGGATCTGGTGATTTTGCCGGACGCCGCCGGGACGATCTCGTCACCCAATTCAATACGATTCGGGACCGTCAGCATCTAAAATGGCCAAACGCCCAATATATCGGCTATTTTCAAGCCTATACGAATACGTATGCCCCGGTTGAGGAGCTGCGCGAATACTTCGAGGTCATTCTGGAGCAGCCCGGCGTTGTCGGTCTGTCCATCGCTACACGTCCCGATTGCCTGCCTGACGATGTAGTGGATTACCTTGCCGAGCTGAACGAGCGCACATACCTGTGGATCGAAATGGGCCTGCAAACCGTCCATGAATCCACCTCGGAGCTGATTAACCGCGCCCACGACACTCAATGCTATCTGGATGCGGTGGAAAAGCTGCGCAAGCGCAATATTCGCGTGTGCGCGCACATCATTTACGGACTGCCGCAGGAAACGCATCAAATGATGCTGGACACAGGTCGCGCAGTGGCGGCTATGGATGTGCAGGGCATCAAAATCCACCTGCTGCATCTCATGCGCAAAACGCCGATGGTCAAGCAGTATGAAGCCGGATTGCTACGCTTTCTGGAAAAAGATGAATACGTCAAGCTGATCGTCGATACGCTGGAATTTTTGCCGCCCGAAATGATCGTTCATCGGTTGACCGGGGATGCACCACGCGATTTGCTGATGGGTCCGATGTGGTCGCTCAAAAAATGGGAAGTGCTTAACGCCATTGACGATGAGCTAAAATCACGTGAAACGTGGCAAGGCAAGTATTGGAGGCAGCCTTAA
- a CDS encoding BMP family ABC transporter substrate-binding protein, translating into MKKMFSMSLVMLLAISVILAGCGNKNQGASNASGGAGGSTKTSNVQIGMVTDVGGVNDKSFNQSAWEALQAIEKETGTKAKYLQSKSDQDYIPNLNQFVKGGFNLTWGIGFNLANAIGQVAKDNPDKNLAIIDSVVDAPNVKSVVFAENEGSFLVGVVAGKLTKTNKIGFVGGQDSPLIKRFEKGFEAGIKAVNPNAKLIVNYAGAFDKPDVGKAAAATIYNDGADIIFHAAGGSGTGVFNEALARKQQGQQVWVIGVDKDQSLEFGDDVTLTSMVKRVDEAVKRVSQEVIDGKFKGGIETLALKDNGIGLADTSSKNVPKDVLDLVEQYKQKIIKGEITVPSK; encoded by the coding sequence ATGAAGAAAATGTTCAGTATGTCTTTGGTTATGTTGCTGGCGATCTCGGTCATTCTCGCTGGCTGCGGTAACAAAAATCAAGGCGCATCCAACGCAAGTGGCGGAGCAGGTGGTTCTACCAAAACATCGAATGTCCAAATCGGCATGGTTACAGATGTAGGCGGAGTAAACGACAAATCGTTTAACCAATCTGCATGGGAAGCACTGCAGGCCATTGAAAAGGAAACAGGCACCAAGGCTAAATATCTGCAAAGTAAATCGGATCAAGATTATATTCCTAACCTGAACCAATTTGTTAAGGGCGGTTTTAACCTGACTTGGGGTATTGGTTTTAATTTGGCGAATGCGATTGGACAAGTAGCGAAAGACAACCCGGACAAAAATCTGGCGATCATCGACAGTGTCGTAGATGCGCCTAATGTAAAATCGGTTGTTTTTGCTGAAAATGAAGGTTCCTTCCTCGTTGGGGTTGTAGCTGGTAAACTTACGAAAACAAACAAAATTGGTTTCGTGGGTGGACAAGACAGCCCGTTGATCAAACGTTTTGAAAAAGGCTTCGAAGCAGGGATTAAAGCAGTAAATCCAAATGCAAAATTGATCGTAAACTATGCAGGTGCGTTTGATAAGCCGGATGTAGGTAAAGCGGCAGCGGCAACGATCTATAATGACGGCGCTGATATTATTTTTCACGCAGCTGGCGGATCAGGCACAGGCGTATTTAACGAAGCGCTCGCACGGAAGCAACAAGGTCAGCAGGTATGGGTTATCGGTGTAGATAAAGACCAGTCGCTTGAGTTTGGTGATGACGTAACGTTGACTTCAATGGTCAAACGTGTGGATGAAGCCGTAAAACGTGTATCCCAGGAAGTCATCGACGGTAAATTTAAGGGCGGTATCGAAACGCTGGCTCTGAAAGATAACGGAATTGGCTTGGCGGATACATCCAGCAAAAACGTTCCTAAAGACGTGCTTGATCTCGTAGAGCAGTACAAGCAAAAAATTATTAAGGGTGAAATTACAGTTCCTTCGAAATAA
- the infC gene encoding translation initiation factor IF-3: MINDEIRVREVRLVGANGEQIGITPTREALQMAIDANLDLVNVAPQAKPPVCRIMDYGKFRYEQQKKEKEARKNQKIVDIKEVWFRSNIEEHDYQTKFRNVVKFLNEGDKVKCSVRFRGREITHANVGQKILERVKLEVADLCTVERQPKLEGRSMIMILAPKSQ, from the coding sequence ATGATCAATGATGAGATTCGGGTGAGAGAAGTACGTCTGGTTGGTGCTAACGGGGAACAAATCGGGATTACGCCGACTCGTGAAGCTCTACAAATGGCGATTGACGCCAACTTGGATCTCGTGAACGTGGCGCCTCAAGCGAAGCCGCCCGTGTGTCGGATTATGGATTACGGAAAATTCCGCTACGAACAACAGAAGAAAGAAAAGGAAGCCCGTAAAAACCAGAAGATCGTTGACATCAAAGAGGTATGGTTCCGTTCCAACATCGAGGAGCATGATTACCAGACCAAGTTTCGCAATGTGGTGAAGTTCCTGAATGAAGGGGACAAGGTGAAATGCTCCGTTCGTTTCCGCGGTCGTGAAATCACCCATGCTAACGTGGGTCAAAAGATTCTCGAACGTGTGAAATTGGAAGTTGCTGATCTTTGTACCGTGGAGCGCCAACCCAAGCTCGAAGGACGCAGCATGATTATGATATTGGCTCCAAAGAGTCAATGA
- the rplT gene encoding 50S ribosomal protein L20 codes for MARVKGGFVVRRRHKKVLKLAKGYFGSKHRIFKTANEQVMKSLVYAYRDRRQTKRNFRRLWIVRINAAARLNGLSYSKLMHGLKLAGVDINRKILADLAVNDINAFNSLATVAKGKINA; via the coding sequence ATGGCAAGAGTAAAGGGCGGATTCGTCGTTCGTCGTCGTCATAAAAAAGTATTGAAGCTTGCTAAAGGTTATTTTGGTTCCAAACACCGCATTTTTAAAACAGCTAACGAGCAGGTAATGAAATCGCTTGTTTACGCATACCGTGACCGTCGTCAGACGAAACGTAACTTCCGCAGACTGTGGATCGTGCGTATCAATGCAGCAGCTCGCTTGAACGGTTTGTCTTACAGCAAACTGATGCACGGCCTGAAATTGGCTGGTGTGGACATTAACCGCAAAATCCTGGCTGATCTTGCAGTCAACGATATCAATGCGTTCAACTCTTTGGCAACTGTTGCTAAAGGCAAAATCAACGCTTAA
- the trmB gene encoding tRNA (guanosine(46)-N7)-methyltransferase TrmB: MRLRGRKGIRESLEEQQDLVILEPGQYKGKWQQLFGNDHPIHVEFGMGKGRFISQMSYRNPEINYIGFDMYDELVRRAAEKSRLAWSDTEVDTPPNIKLALANIEQIENVFEPGEIERIYLNFSDPWPKAKHARRRLTHPRFLDKYRQLLNSKGQIHFKTDSETLFEFSLNSFADSGLQMTNISLNLHRDGINEEHVMTEYEHKFMGKGMNIHRVEVLIGKNVLEEYEKMRLEKYGK; the protein is encoded by the coding sequence ATGCGTTTACGCGGAAGAAAAGGAATACGGGAAAGTCTGGAAGAACAGCAGGACCTGGTCATCTTGGAGCCGGGACAGTACAAAGGAAAGTGGCAGCAGCTCTTTGGGAATGATCATCCGATTCATGTGGAGTTCGGTATGGGCAAAGGGCGTTTTATCAGCCAAATGAGTTATCGTAATCCAGAAATCAATTATATTGGCTTTGATATGTATGATGAGCTGGTGCGTCGCGCAGCGGAAAAGTCGCGTCTGGCCTGGAGTGATACAGAGGTTGATACGCCGCCCAATATCAAATTGGCGCTTGCCAACATTGAACAGATTGAGAATGTTTTTGAACCTGGGGAAATTGAGCGCATTTATTTGAATTTTAGCGATCCGTGGCCTAAAGCCAAGCACGCGCGTCGTCGTTTGACACATCCACGCTTTTTGGACAAGTACCGGCAACTTTTAAACAGCAAGGGGCAAATTCATTTCAAAACCGACTCGGAGACGCTGTTTGAGTTCTCGCTGAATTCGTTTGCTGATAGTGGTCTGCAAATGACGAATATATCGTTGAATCTTCATCGTGATGGTATCAACGAAGAGCATGTCATGACCGAGTACGAGCATAAATTTATGGGTAAAGGCATGAACATCCACCGTGTCGAGGTGTTGATTGGCAAAAATGTATTGGAAGAGTATGAGAAAATGCGTCTTGAGAAGTATGGGAAATAA
- a CDS encoding glycosyltransferase family 2 protein, whose product MLDAIFVTLQIILALIAVYQFGFSLFGLVRKKRKEHAAPEKSFAILVAAHNEEQVVGALMENLKQLDYPKELYDVFVICDNCTDKTADIVRAHGMNACERTNPNLRGKGYAIEWMLKELWAMPRQYDAIVMFDADNLAHTNFLSEMNNDLCTGARVIQGYIDTKNPEDSWITAAYGVSYWYINRLWQLSRHNLNMANFLGGTGMCFETNLLKEMGWGATSLVEDLEFTMRCTQRNVYPRFNYDAKVYDEKPLTFKASSRQRLRWMQGHFTVARRYFFPLLWQSIKHRSLIKFDMALYGLNVYIVLFTFLMTAAMWVDIAFFGGPNIENIYVQFPAWTGVIAVGLNVSTFVIAMILEKVTFKKVYLYLLLFPVYLISWYPITFYAFFTQNNKQWSHTQHTRVVRLEEVQSKQG is encoded by the coding sequence ATGTTAGACGCCATTTTCGTGACGCTCCAGATTATATTGGCGCTGATCGCGGTCTATCAGTTTGGATTCTCCTTGTTCGGTCTGGTTCGCAAAAAAAGGAAAGAGCATGCGGCTCCGGAAAAATCATTTGCCATTTTGGTCGCTGCCCACAACGAGGAACAGGTTGTTGGAGCATTGATGGAGAACTTGAAGCAACTTGATTATCCAAAGGAACTGTACGATGTATTCGTTATTTGTGATAACTGCACGGACAAGACGGCGGATATCGTTCGAGCACACGGCATGAATGCTTGTGAACGTACGAACCCGAATTTGCGTGGTAAAGGCTACGCCATTGAGTGGATGCTCAAGGAATTGTGGGCTATGCCACGTCAATATGATGCGATTGTCATGTTCGATGCTGACAATTTGGCACATACGAATTTCTTGAGTGAAATGAACAACGACTTGTGCACAGGTGCCCGCGTTATCCAGGGGTACATTGATACGAAGAATCCTGAGGATTCATGGATTACTGCGGCATACGGGGTATCTTACTGGTATATCAACCGTTTGTGGCAGTTGTCACGTCACAACCTGAACATGGCTAACTTCCTTGGTGGTACAGGCATGTGCTTTGAAACGAATCTGCTCAAGGAAATGGGCTGGGGTGCGACGAGTCTGGTAGAGGATTTGGAGTTTACCATGCGTTGTACGCAACGTAATGTATATCCGAGATTTAATTATGATGCCAAGGTATATGACGAGAAGCCGTTGACTTTTAAAGCTTCCTCCAGACAACGTCTGCGCTGGATGCAGGGTCACTTTACAGTCGCTCGCCGTTATTTCTTCCCGCTGCTGTGGCAGAGCATCAAGCATAGAAGTCTGATTAAATTCGATATGGCTCTCTATGGTCTGAATGTGTACATCGTACTGTTCACTTTCTTGATGACAGCAGCGATGTGGGTGGATATTGCGTTCTTCGGGGGACCTAATATTGAAAATATCTATGTGCAATTTCCGGCTTGGACCGGTGTTATAGCAGTTGGGTTGAACGTTTCAACCTTTGTGATTGCGATGATTCTGGAGAAGGTCACGTTCAAAAAAGTGTATCTTTATTTGCTGCTATTCCCTGTCTATCTGATTTCGTGGTATCCGATTACGTTCTATGCGTTCTTCACGCAAAACAACAAGCAATGGAGCCACACCCAGCATACGCGTGTCGTTCGGCTGGAAGAAGTTCAAAGCAAGCAGGGCTAA
- a CDS encoding glycosyltransferase gives MRVAKKRVLLLSEGFGAGHTQAAYALSSSLRKLSPNVQTRVLELGSFLNPRMAPLIITAYKKTVISQPRLIGMVYRHQYKKSLNRLTTLALHRLFYTQTRNILRQLRPDLVVCTHPIPSAVISRLKRLGVHVPLCTVITDYDAHGTWISPEVDRYFVSTPEVMRKLRTRGVPMSKIQVTGIPVHPNFWEHPGHDEIRDQFGLKPIPTVLVMGGGWGLMNDEVIHRSLTHWRENIQFIFCLGHNDKIRRKLQLDPRFIHPNIHIFGFTREIDKLMEVSDLLITKPGGMTCTEGLAKGIPMLFHKPLPGQEEENCQYFTAQGFGEPITSLDVVVKWMNRLLHEFPEIVRKRQDHVHNVARYYPLQSAQSILDILEPNRVLS, from the coding sequence ATGAGAGTGGCTAAAAAACGAGTGTTATTATTATCGGAAGGTTTCGGTGCCGGACATACTCAAGCTGCGTACGCACTCTCAAGCAGTTTGCGCAAGCTTTCTCCGAATGTGCAGACCAGAGTGCTGGAATTAGGGAGCTTTTTGAATCCGAGAATGGCTCCGCTCATTATTACAGCGTATAAGAAGACTGTCATATCGCAGCCTCGCCTGATCGGAATGGTTTACCGTCATCAGTATAAAAAATCATTAAACCGTCTTACAACGCTCGCTTTGCACCGTCTGTTCTACACGCAGACCCGAAACATTCTTCGGCAACTTCGTCCTGATTTGGTGGTATGCACTCATCCCATCCCAAGTGCAGTGATTTCACGTTTGAAGCGCTTGGGCGTACATGTTCCGCTCTGTACCGTCATTACAGACTACGATGCGCATGGAACGTGGATCAGTCCCGAGGTGGACCGGTACTTTGTATCTACACCTGAAGTCATGCGTAAGCTGCGTACACGCGGAGTACCTATGTCAAAAATTCAAGTAACGGGTATTCCGGTTCATCCAAATTTCTGGGAACATCCGGGGCACGACGAAATCCGGGACCAATTCGGTCTTAAGCCGATTCCCACGGTGCTCGTTATGGGAGGCGGCTGGGGTCTGATGAACGACGAAGTCATTCATCGATCGCTTACCCACTGGAGAGAAAACATTCAATTTATTTTTTGTCTGGGGCATAATGATAAAATTCGTCGTAAATTGCAGCTGGATCCCCGCTTTATTCATCCGAATATTCATATTTTTGGATTTACGCGGGAAATCGACAAATTAATGGAGGTATCGGATCTGCTTATTACCAAGCCCGGCGGAATGACATGCACCGAGGGCCTGGCAAAAGGGATTCCGATGTTGTTTCACAAGCCTCTCCCCGGACAGGAAGAAGAAAATTGTCAATACTTTACGGCTCAAGGCTTCGGAGAACCGATTACTTCGCTGGATGTTGTCGTTAAATGGATGAACCGGCTGTTACACGAATTTCCGGAAATCGTTCGCAAGCGACAGGATCACGTTCATAATGTAGCGCGATATTATCCTCTTCAGAGTGCACAGAGTATTTTGGATATACTGGAACCAAACAGGGTGCTTTCCTAA
- the rpmI gene encoding 50S ribosomal protein L35 — protein sequence MPKMKTHSSLKGRFKITGTGKVMRYKAYKNHLLSHKSKRAKRVLGTNPEMAPGDVKRLKQGLANLK from the coding sequence ATGCCTAAAATGAAAACACATAGCAGCCTTAAAGGCCGCTTCAAGATTACTGGTACCGGTAAAGTAATGCGTTACAAAGCTTACAAAAACCACTTGCTTTCCCACAAATCCAAACGTGCAAAACGCGTTCTGGGTACTAACCCTGAGATGGCGCCTGGGGACGTTAAGCGTCTGAAACAAGGTCTTGCTAACCTGAAATAG
- a CDS encoding phosphatase PAP2 family protein: MQRLVVKLVNLEQQLFKWINGRLHNRFLNFWLYYLTHLGGATFTITSTLLVWLLAPLPWKESGMKGAIALGVSHIPVAIAKKLYPRIRPYLALPDTNTFRNPLSDHSFPSGHTTAIFSVTVPFMLQSPMLTLLLLPIALIVGFSRIYLGLHYPTDVLAGAVIGTSAAIGTVAFWP; encoded by the coding sequence ATGCAACGTTTAGTCGTAAAACTTGTAAATCTGGAGCAGCAGTTGTTCAAATGGATCAACGGACGCTTACACAATCGTTTTTTGAACTTCTGGCTTTATTATCTTACACATCTGGGTGGAGCGACCTTTACAATCACCTCTACACTGCTTGTATGGCTGCTCGCTCCGCTTCCATGGAAGGAATCCGGTATGAAGGGGGCCATCGCGCTTGGAGTCAGCCACATCCCTGTAGCCATCGCCAAAAAGCTGTACCCGCGGATTCGTCCCTACCTGGCACTGCCAGATACGAATACGTTCCGAAATCCCCTGTCGGATCATTCTTTTCCTTCAGGGCATACAACCGCTATTTTTTCAGTAACCGTTCCTTTTATGCTACAGTCACCCATGCTAACACTGCTTTTGCTTCCTATCGCACTGATTGTGGGGTTTTCCCGAATTTACCTGGGACTCCACTATCCTACGGACGTACTCGCAGGAGCGGTCATCGGCACATCAGCAGCAATAGGAACGGTTGCATTCTGGCCTTAA